In Thermus caldifontis, a single genomic region encodes these proteins:
- a CDS encoding succinate dehydrogenase hydrophobic membrane anchor subunit yields the protein MAIKSKRYQEARLEASTNLELYWWVFMRISGVVLVFLLIGHMWMNAILTDLNSIDYDYVAKRLSQTTWKIYDLLILGLGLLHGANGLRYVLDDWIRNPSRRFWTKVVLYSLIAFLFFLGSLSLFNHDFGVN from the coding sequence ATGGCGATTAAGTCCAAGCGGTACCAGGAGGCGAGGCTCGAGGCCAGCACCAACCTGGAACTCTACTGGTGGGTCTTCATGCGCATCTCCGGGGTGGTCCTGGTCTTCCTGCTCATCGGCCACATGTGGATGAACGCCATCCTCACCGACCTCAACAGCATTGACTACGACTACGTGGCCAAGAGACTTTCCCAGACCACCTGGAAGATCTACGACCTTTTGATCCTGGGACTGGGCCTTTTGCACGGGGCCAATGGGCTTCGCTATGTCCTGGACGACTGGATTCGCAACCCGTCCAGGCGGTTTTGGACCAAGGTGGTGCTCTATAGCCTCATCGCCTTTCTTTTCTTTCTGGGAAGCCTTTCCCTTTTCAACCATGATTTCGGGGTGAACTAG
- a CDS encoding NEW3 domain-containing protein, giving the protein MLRKLLTLGLLALSVALAQGFRGLSLGTSYPEIGVQPGESVNLTLSLKNHGLPPGVVRVQVAEAPQGWQASLIGGGRLVRAVYLAPDGEATLTLRLQPPKEVKPGTYRFLVRAEGLGQVASLPIGLVVGEGLPQRLSLEAELPILKGPPTSSFRYRVTLKNESDRDLLVSLEYEAPKGWQVTFTPAFSGQQVTSLPIKAGESKDLDVEVSLPKDTKADTYGLTLRAVAGEAKAELGLTLEVTGRPQVRFNTKEGRLSGQVVAGRENTVKLLVKNEGSAPAKDLSFSAFEPSGWEVKFEPDKLDALEPGQEQEVTARIKPSPKAVTGDYMVTLRLSGAEGLSESLDYRATVVRSSLWGLVGVGIMAIALLVLAFAVNRFGRR; this is encoded by the coding sequence ATGCTGCGCAAACTCCTGACGCTGGGTTTGCTGGCGCTAAGTGTGGCTTTGGCGCAAGGCTTCCGCGGCCTATCCTTGGGTACTTCCTACCCGGAAATCGGGGTGCAACCCGGGGAGAGCGTGAACCTCACCCTCTCCCTCAAGAACCATGGCCTTCCCCCCGGGGTGGTCCGGGTCCAGGTGGCCGAGGCCCCGCAAGGCTGGCAGGCCAGCCTCATCGGCGGGGGCCGCCTGGTGCGGGCGGTTTACCTGGCCCCCGACGGCGAGGCCACCCTTACCCTTCGCCTCCAGCCCCCCAAGGAGGTGAAGCCCGGCACCTACCGTTTCCTGGTGCGGGCCGAGGGCCTAGGCCAGGTGGCCAGCCTTCCCATCGGCCTTGTGGTGGGCGAGGGCCTGCCGCAGCGGCTTAGCCTCGAGGCGGAGCTCCCCATCCTGAAAGGCCCCCCCACCAGCTCCTTCCGCTACCGGGTGACCCTCAAAAACGAATCCGACCGCGACCTCCTGGTTTCCCTAGAGTACGAGGCCCCCAAGGGTTGGCAGGTGACCTTCACCCCCGCCTTCTCTGGCCAGCAGGTGACCAGCCTCCCCATCAAGGCGGGGGAGAGCAAGGACCTGGACGTGGAGGTGTCCCTGCCCAAGGACACCAAGGCCGACACCTATGGCCTCACCCTAAGGGCCGTGGCTGGGGAGGCCAAGGCGGAGCTGGGGCTGACCCTGGAGGTCACGGGCCGACCCCAGGTGCGCTTCAACACCAAGGAGGGGCGGCTTTCCGGCCAGGTGGTGGCGGGGCGGGAAAATACGGTGAAGCTTCTGGTGAAAAACGAGGGAAGCGCCCCCGCCAAGGACCTTTCCTTCAGCGCCTTTGAGCCTTCGGGCTGGGAGGTGAAGTTTGAGCCCGACAAGCTGGACGCCCTAGAGCCCGGCCAGGAGCAGGAGGTGACCGCCCGCATCAAGCCCTCCCCCAAGGCGGTGACCGGGGACTACATGGTCACCCTAAGGCTTTCTGGGGCCGAGGGCCTTTCCGAAAGCCTGGACTACCGGGCCACGGTGGTGCGCTCCAGCCTCTGGGGCCTGGTGGGGGTGGGCATCATGGCCATAGCCCTTCTGGTCCTGGCCTTTGCCGTGAACCGATTCGGCCGGAGGTAG
- the sdhC gene encoding succinate dehydrogenase, cytochrome b556 subunit, with translation MYRGREGQWAFYLHRLSGLGILVFLMLHVANISSAMWGPEVSNALMKFYHQPVFQLGLLLLIAGVLYHGFNGLRIILMDFTPWGVRYQRQLWYGVWVLFVIFYLPFLVKIGGGILGGSHGD, from the coding sequence ATGTACAGGGGAAGAGAAGGGCAGTGGGCCTTTTACCTGCACCGGCTCTCAGGTCTGGGCATCCTGGTCTTCCTGATGCTTCACGTGGCCAACATTTCCAGCGCCATGTGGGGTCCGGAGGTGTCCAACGCCCTCATGAAGTTCTACCACCAGCCGGTTTTCCAGCTGGGGCTCCTTCTCCTCATCGCCGGGGTGCTTTACCACGGGTTCAATGGGCTCAGGATCATCCTCATGGACTTCACCCCCTGGGGGGTGCGCTACCAGCGCCAGCTTTGGTACGGGGTCTGGGTTCTTTTCGTGATCTTCTACCTCCCCTTCTTGGTGAAGATCGGGGGCGGGATTCTTGGGGGTAGCCATGGCGATTAA
- a CDS encoding ABC transporter permease: MRREGSPWTGLWAVFFKEMADHLTGIRMRILEGLILLSALAALYTGTRALRQTVGEDPYLYLKLLTTAQDPLPSFVGFLSFFVPLAAIALAFDAVNGEYARGTLSRILSQPIYRDALLFGKFLAGLGTLAVLLLALFLLVVGLGLFTLGVPPGGEEMGRALFFLLATLAYAGFWLSLGLLFSVLFRQPATAALAAIGVWLFFAVFFPILTDLAAGALLLQADPFDPESQLKQANLALWISRLSPNTLYAETLTAVLNPAVRSLGPILITQLEGAVLGTPLPLSQSLLLVWPQLTGLVSLVILLFTLAYVSFQRQEVRA; this comes from the coding sequence ATGCGGCGTGAAGGCTCCCCCTGGACCGGGCTCTGGGCGGTTTTCTTCAAGGAGATGGCCGACCACCTCACGGGGATCCGCATGCGCATTCTGGAAGGGCTGATCCTTCTCTCCGCCCTGGCCGCCCTTTACACCGGCACAAGGGCCCTACGCCAAACCGTGGGGGAGGACCCCTACCTCTACCTCAAGCTCCTCACCACCGCCCAGGATCCCTTGCCCTCCTTCGTGGGTTTCCTCTCCTTCTTCGTGCCCCTGGCCGCCATCGCCCTGGCCTTTGATGCGGTGAACGGGGAGTACGCCAGGGGGACGCTTTCCCGCATCCTCTCCCAGCCCATCTACCGGGATGCCCTTCTTTTCGGCAAGTTTTTGGCTGGGCTTGGCACCTTGGCCGTGCTCCTTCTCGCCCTGTTCCTCCTGGTGGTGGGCCTGGGCCTCTTCACCCTAGGAGTGCCCCCTGGCGGCGAGGAGATGGGGCGAGCCTTGTTCTTCCTCCTGGCCACCTTGGCCTATGCGGGCTTCTGGCTGTCCCTAGGCCTTCTCTTCTCCGTGCTGTTCCGCCAGCCGGCCACCGCTGCCTTAGCGGCCATTGGCGTCTGGCTCTTCTTCGCCGTCTTCTTCCCCATCCTCACGGACCTGGCAGCGGGTGCCCTTCTCCTGCAAGCTGACCCCTTTGACCCGGAAAGCCAGCTGAAGCAGGCCAACCTGGCCCTTTGGATCTCCCGGCTTTCCCCCAACACCCTCTATGCGGAAACCCTCACCGCGGTCTTGAACCCGGCGGTGCGCTCCCTCGGCCCCATCCTCATCACCCAGCTGGAGGGCGCGGTGCTAGGTACCCCACTTCCCCTCTCCCAAAGCCTCCTTTTGGTCTGGCCCCAGCTCACCGGCCTCGTGTCCCTGGTCATCCTCCTTTTCACCCTGGCCTACGTGAGCTTCCAGCGCCAGGAGGTCCGGGCCTAG
- a CDS encoding cupin domain-containing protein, with protein MGPMRPVVKQGASVEARPVERGEKAFIQVLIGPEDGAPHFITRKFTILPGGRIPKHKHPSIEHEQYVLSGRMKVLLGDEVREVGAGQAVYIPPDTPHAYVNEGDEPVEFLCVIPKTNAYATEWLED; from the coding sequence ATGGGCCCCATGAGGCCTGTGGTCAAACAGGGGGCTAGCGTGGAGGCCCGCCCCGTGGAACGGGGGGAGAAGGCCTTTATCCAGGTGCTCATCGGCCCTGAGGATGGGGCCCCCCACTTCATCACCCGTAAGTTCACCATTCTGCCGGGGGGCCGCATTCCCAAGCACAAACACCCCAGCATTGAGCACGAGCAGTACGTGCTTTCTGGGCGGATGAAGGTGCTTTTGGGGGACGAGGTGAGGGAGGTGGGGGCCGGGCAGGCGGTCTACATCCCCCCGGATACGCCCCACGCCTATGTGAACGAGGGGGATGAGCCGGTGGAGTTCCTCTGCGTCATCCCCAAAACCAACGCCTACGCCACCGAGTGGCTGGAGGACTAG
- the sdhA gene encoding succinate dehydrogenase flavoprotein subunit produces the protein MAHRHEVIVVGAGGAGLATALYAAREGADVAVVSKLYPTRSHTGAAQGGIGAALGNVEEDHWEWHMFDTIKGGDYLTDQDAAEVFAKEVIEAVLELEHMGLPFDRLPNGKIAQRRFGGHTKDWGKAPVHRAAHAADRTGHMILQTLYQQCVKHNITFYNEFHVTDVILEDGVAKGLVAYELATGELHLFQAKAIVIASGGFGRIYKVTSNAYTLTGDLQAILYRKGLPLEDMEFYQFHPTGLYPLGILLTEGARGEGGILRNALGERFMERYAPTIKDLAPRDMVSRAMYLEVREGRGVGPKKDHVLLDLTHLPPEVIEKKLPDITEFSRIYLGVDPLKEPVPVMPTAHYAMGGIPTTLWGQVIRDENNTVVPGLYAAGEAACVSLHGANRLGTNSLGDLVVFGRRAGIHAARFAKDADYHELSEEHLGASRERIERIKASTGKEKVAVLRAELQQTMMDNASVFRTGELLAKQVEILKELMDRYRHISIDDKGDAYNTELVEALELGYLLEVSEALVHSALNRTESRGAHAREDYPERDDQNWLKHTLAYKVADGKVAFRYKPVVLGRFEPKARTY, from the coding sequence ATGGCGCACAGACACGAGGTCATCGTGGTGGGTGCAGGCGGGGCGGGCCTGGCTACGGCCCTTTATGCGGCCCGGGAAGGTGCCGACGTGGCGGTGGTCAGCAAGCTTTACCCCACCAGGAGCCACACGGGGGCAGCCCAAGGGGGGATAGGGGCGGCCTTGGGCAACGTGGAGGAGGACCACTGGGAATGGCACATGTTTGACACCATCAAGGGGGGGGACTACCTCACGGACCAGGATGCCGCCGAGGTCTTCGCCAAGGAGGTGATTGAGGCGGTTCTGGAGCTGGAGCACATGGGCCTTCCCTTTGACCGTCTGCCCAACGGCAAGATTGCCCAGCGCCGCTTCGGCGGCCACACCAAGGACTGGGGCAAGGCCCCGGTGCACCGGGCGGCCCACGCCGCCGACCGCACCGGGCACATGATCCTCCAGACCCTCTACCAGCAGTGCGTGAAGCATAACATCACCTTCTACAACGAGTTCCACGTCACGGACGTCATCCTCGAGGACGGGGTGGCCAAGGGGCTGGTGGCCTACGAGCTGGCCACGGGGGAGCTGCACCTCTTCCAGGCCAAGGCCATCGTCATCGCCTCTGGAGGGTTTGGCCGCATCTACAAGGTGACCTCCAACGCCTACACCCTCACCGGGGACCTGCAGGCCATCCTCTACCGCAAGGGGCTTCCCCTGGAGGACATGGAGTTCTACCAGTTCCACCCCACGGGGCTTTACCCCTTGGGTATCCTCCTCACCGAGGGGGCTAGGGGCGAAGGGGGCATCCTGAGGAACGCCCTGGGGGAGCGCTTCATGGAGCGCTATGCCCCCACCATCAAGGACCTGGCTCCCAGGGATATGGTCTCCCGGGCCATGTACCTGGAGGTGCGGGAGGGGCGGGGGGTGGGCCCCAAGAAGGACCACGTGCTTTTGGACCTCACCCACCTGCCTCCCGAGGTCATCGAGAAGAAGCTTCCCGACATCACCGAGTTCAGCCGCATCTACCTGGGGGTGGACCCCTTGAAGGAGCCGGTGCCGGTGATGCCCACCGCCCACTACGCCATGGGGGGGATTCCCACCACCCTTTGGGGCCAGGTGATCCGGGACGAGAACAACACGGTGGTGCCTGGGCTTTACGCCGCCGGGGAGGCGGCTTGCGTGAGCCTGCACGGGGCCAACCGCCTGGGGACCAACTCCTTGGGGGATCTGGTGGTCTTTGGCCGGCGGGCTGGGATCCATGCCGCCCGCTTCGCCAAGGACGCCGATTACCACGAGCTCAGCGAGGAGCACCTGGGGGCAAGCCGCGAGCGCATTGAGCGGATTAAGGCCTCCACGGGCAAGGAGAAGGTGGCCGTGCTCCGGGCCGAGCTCCAGCAGACCATGATGGACAACGCCTCGGTTTTCCGCACCGGGGAGCTACTGGCCAAGCAGGTGGAGATCCTCAAGGAGCTCATGGACCGCTACCGGCACATCTCCATTGACGACAAGGGGGATGCCTACAACACCGAGCTGGTGGAGGCTTTGGAACTGGGGTATCTCCTCGAGGTCTCCGAGGCCCTGGTGCACTCCGCCTTAAACCGCACCGAGTCCCGCGGGGCCCATGCCCGGGAGGACTACCCCGAGCGGGACGACCAAAACTGGCTCAAGCACACCCTGGCCTACAAGGTGGCCGACGGCAAGGTGGCCTTCCGCTACAAGCCCGTGGTCCTGGGCCGTTTTGAGCCCAAGGCCCGTACCTACTAG
- a CDS encoding succinate dehydrogenase iron-sulfur subunit, giving the protein MQVTLKILRFDPAKHEKPTWQTYQVEAEPWDRVLDLLHKVKADQDGTLAFRRSCGHGICGSDAMLINGRNRLACKTLVKDLGSVITVEPIRGLPVEKDLVVDMEPFFAAYRAVKPYLINEEPPPARERLQSPEERERFDHGTKCILCASCTTSCPVFWVNGTYLGPAAIVQAHRFIFDSRDRGKRERFKALGSGSGVWRCRTAYNCTEACPREIPVTELIEEVKRAILLDRF; this is encoded by the coding sequence ATGCAGGTGACCCTTAAGATCCTCCGCTTTGACCCCGCCAAGCACGAGAAGCCCACCTGGCAAACCTACCAGGTGGAGGCTGAGCCCTGGGATAGGGTTCTGGACCTTCTCCATAAGGTAAAGGCAGACCAAGACGGTACCCTGGCCTTCCGCAGGAGCTGTGGCCACGGGATCTGCGGCTCCGACGCCATGCTCATCAACGGCAGGAACCGCCTGGCCTGCAAAACCCTGGTGAAGGACCTGGGAAGCGTGATCACCGTGGAACCCATCCGGGGCCTGCCGGTGGAGAAGGACCTGGTGGTGGACATGGAGCCCTTCTTCGCCGCCTACCGGGCGGTGAAGCCCTACCTCATCAACGAGGAGCCTCCCCCGGCCCGGGAGCGGCTGCAAAGCCCCGAGGAGCGGGAGCGGTTTGACCACGGCACCAAGTGCATCCTCTGCGCCAGCTGCACCACCAGCTGCCCCGTCTTCTGGGTGAACGGCACCTATCTGGGCCCTGCGGCCATCGTCCAGGCCCACCGCTTCATCTTCGATTCCCGCGACCGGGGAAAGAGGGAGCGCTTCAAGGCCCTGGGCTCGGGAAGCGGGGTGTGGCGCTGCCGCACCGCCTACAACTGCACCGAGGCCTGCCCCCGGGAGATCCCCGTGACCGAGCTCATTGAGGAGGTCAAGCGGGCCATCCTCTTGGACCGCTTCTAA
- the speD gene encoding adenosylmethionine decarboxylase yields the protein MELFGFGPHLMVDGYDANPEKLRDAELVRRVLDELPEEMEMTKVLPPFVYSYGPQGEDGVTGVVIIAESHIAIHTFPKKRFLSIDIFSCKAFDMAQVLRKLTAVFEIGRYETYMINRGKEFPKDPELARKIVLGEREYLEARVS from the coding sequence ATGGAACTCTTTGGATTCGGACCGCATCTGATGGTGGACGGCTACGACGCCAATCCCGAAAAGCTCCGGGACGCTGAGCTGGTGCGCCGTGTCCTGGACGAGCTCCCCGAGGAGATGGAGATGACCAAGGTCCTTCCCCCCTTCGTCTACAGCTACGGGCCCCAAGGGGAGGACGGGGTGACCGGGGTGGTGATCATCGCCGAAAGCCACATCGCCATCCACACCTTCCCCAAGAAGCGCTTCCTTTCCATCGACATCTTCTCCTGCAAGGCCTTTGACATGGCCCAGGTGCTGAGGAAGCTCACCGCGGTCTTTGAGATCGGCCGCTACGAAACCTACATGATCAACCGGGGCAAGGAGTTCCCCAAGGACCCCGAACTGGCCCGGAAGATCGTCCTGGGGGAACGGGAGTACCTGGAAGCCCGGGTTAGCTAA
- a CDS encoding phosphoribosyltransferase — MRFRDRRHAGTLLSEALRPLGLERPVVLGIPRGGVVVADEVAKDLGGELDVVLVRKIGAPGNPEFALGAVGEKGGMVLKPYALHYADQSYLEREAARQKDVIRKRAERYRKVRPKVPLAGRDVVLVDDGIATGSTMEAALAVVLSEKPRRVVVAVPVASPDAVERLKDQAEVVALSTPPDFAAVGAYYMDFGEVTDEEVEALLLQWAP; from the coding sequence ATGCGCTTCCGCGACCGCAGGCATGCCGGCACGCTTCTTTCGGAGGCCCTAAGGCCCTTGGGTCTGGAACGTCCTGTGGTGCTGGGCATCCCTCGAGGTGGGGTGGTGGTGGCCGACGAGGTGGCCAAGGATCTGGGAGGGGAGCTGGATGTGGTCTTGGTGCGCAAGATCGGGGCTCCGGGAAACCCCGAGTTCGCCCTGGGGGCGGTGGGGGAGAAAGGGGGTATGGTTCTTAAGCCCTACGCCCTCCACTACGCCGACCAGAGCTACCTGGAGCGGGAGGCGGCCCGGCAGAAGGACGTGATCCGCAAGCGAGCCGAGCGCTACCGCAAGGTGCGCCCCAAGGTACCCCTTGCGGGCCGGGATGTGGTGCTGGTGGACGATGGCATCGCCACGGGTTCCACCATGGAGGCGGCCTTGGCGGTGGTCCTCTCGGAGAAGCCCCGGCGGGTGGTGGTGGCGGTGCCCGTGGCCAGCCCCGATGCGGTGGAAAGGTTGAAGGATCAAGCCGAGGTGGTGGCCCTCTCCACCCCGCCGGACTTCGCCGCCGTGGGGGCCTACTACATGGATTTTGGCGAGGTCACCGATGAGGAAGTGGAGGCGCTTTTGCTACAATGGGCCCCATGA
- a CDS encoding ABC transporter ATP-binding protein: MVVIQTHGLTKRYGRVVAVEDLNLEVKEGEVFGLLGPNGSGKTTTILMLLGLTEPTKGEARVLGLDPMREPLKVKGQVGYLPDQVGFYGELTAWENLRYTTRLLGLPEREAQARIEEVLRRMGLWEVRERRVSAFSRGMRQRLGLAEVLLKRPKVAILDEPTLGLDPEAAREFLELIKGLKAEGITILLSSHLLHQVQEVCDRVGLFHKGRLALVGTVEELAQRVLRGGYEILVEASLGLEEAFQGLAGVVRVAAEGGRYRILASRDLRPELAKMAVERGQLLGLALRRPSLDEVYAHYFKEVAHAA, translated from the coding sequence ATGGTGGTCATCCAAACCCATGGCCTCACCAAGCGCTACGGCCGGGTGGTGGCCGTGGAGGACCTGAACCTGGAGGTGAAGGAGGGGGAGGTCTTTGGCCTCCTGGGCCCCAACGGCTCGGGGAAGACCACCACCATCCTCATGCTCCTCGGCCTCACCGAGCCCACCAAGGGCGAGGCTCGGGTCCTGGGCCTGGACCCCATGCGGGAGCCCTTAAAGGTGAAGGGCCAGGTGGGCTACCTCCCCGACCAGGTGGGGTTTTACGGGGAGCTCACCGCCTGGGAGAACCTGCGCTACACCACCAGGCTCCTTGGCCTGCCTGAAAGGGAAGCCCAGGCCCGCATTGAGGAGGTCCTAAGGCGCATGGGCCTATGGGAGGTGCGGGAGCGGCGGGTTTCCGCGTTTAGCCGGGGAATGCGGCAGCGGCTTGGCCTCGCCGAGGTGCTCCTCAAACGCCCTAAGGTGGCCATCCTGGACGAGCCCACCCTGGGCCTGGACCCCGAGGCGGCCCGGGAGTTTTTGGAGCTCATCAAGGGCCTAAAGGCCGAGGGGATCACCATTCTCCTCTCCAGCCACCTCCTGCACCAGGTGCAGGAGGTCTGCGACCGGGTGGGGCTTTTCCACAAGGGCCGCCTGGCCCTTGTGGGCACGGTGGAGGAGCTGGCGCAAAGGGTCTTGAGAGGCGGATACGAGATCCTGGTGGAGGCCAGCTTGGGCCTCGAGGAGGCCTTCCAAGGTCTCGCCGGGGTGGTCCGGGTGGCGGCGGAAGGGGGGCGGTACAGGATCCTGGCCAGCCGCGACCTCCGGCCGGAACTGGCCAAGATGGCCGTGGAACGGGGCCAGCTTTTGGGCCTGGCCCTTCGCCGTCCCAGCCTGGACGAGGTTTACGCCCACTACTTCAAGGAGGTGGCCCATGCGGCGTGA